A single window of Nocardia higoensis DNA harbors:
- a CDS encoding fatty acyl-AMP ligase produces the protein MSKFTDEMYATALSSPYGLVTGEPDAPVRHSWGQVHAVARRMAGALAEAGIGRGDAVGVLAGMPVDIAPACQAVWMRGGSITMLHQPTPRTDLALWARDTETVLRMIRARAVVLGAPFEMAEPLLRERGIAVVTLEQLRAGSEVEPVDTAEDDVALLQLTSGSTGSPKAVRITHGNFYVNAYAMFDRVKFRPDSDVMISWLPLFHDMGMVGFLSVPMQIGAEVVCVTPMDFLRRPLLWAELIDRYRGTVTAAPNFAYSLLARRLTQAEPGSIDLSSVRYMWNGAEPVDADTMNALARAGAPFGLDPMALTPVYGMAETTLAVSLPDPGRGQVLDVVDADLLEALGKAVPVTDHGHHGTVRRLPTLGYLVDHLEGRVVDADRHPLPTRSVGVIELRGPAVTTGYITVDGFVPAQDADGWLDTGDIGYFTEDGLVVVCGRVKDVIIMGGRNIFPTDVERAAMRVAGVRAGNAVAVRLDAGQKRESFAVVVESNDHEDEEAVRRIEREIVHAVFSEVGARPRTVAVLGPGALPKTSSGKLRRAATAAHLR, from the coding sequence TTGAGCAAGTTCACCGACGAGATGTACGCGACCGCGCTGAGCTCCCCCTACGGCCTGGTGACCGGGGAGCCGGACGCGCCCGTGCGGCATTCCTGGGGACAGGTCCACGCGGTCGCCCGGCGGATGGCGGGTGCGCTCGCCGAAGCGGGGATCGGGCGGGGCGATGCCGTCGGGGTGCTCGCGGGCATGCCGGTGGACATCGCGCCCGCCTGTCAGGCGGTGTGGATGCGCGGCGGGTCGATCACCATGCTGCACCAGCCGACGCCGCGCACCGATCTGGCCTTGTGGGCACGCGACACCGAGACGGTGCTGCGGATGATCCGGGCCCGGGCAGTGGTGCTCGGCGCGCCGTTCGAGATGGCCGAACCGCTGCTGCGCGAGCGCGGCATCGCGGTGGTGACGCTGGAGCAGTTGCGCGCGGGCTCGGAGGTCGAACCGGTGGACACCGCCGAGGACGATGTCGCGCTGCTGCAGCTGACCTCCGGTTCGACCGGCTCACCGAAGGCGGTGCGCATCACGCACGGCAATTTCTACGTCAATGCCTACGCGATGTTCGACCGGGTGAAGTTCCGCCCCGACAGCGATGTGATGATCAGCTGGCTGCCACTCTTCCACGACATGGGCATGGTGGGCTTCCTCAGCGTGCCCATGCAGATCGGCGCCGAGGTGGTGTGCGTGACGCCGATGGACTTCCTGCGCAGACCGCTGCTGTGGGCCGAGCTGATCGACCGGTACCGCGGTACCGTGACCGCCGCCCCCAATTTCGCGTACTCCCTGCTGGCCCGCCGATTGACGCAGGCCGAACCGGGCTCGATCGATCTGAGCAGCGTGCGCTACATGTGGAACGGCGCCGAGCCCGTGGACGCGGACACCATGAACGCGCTGGCCCGAGCGGGTGCGCCGTTCGGCCTCGACCCGATGGCCCTGACCCCGGTCTACGGGATGGCCGAGACCACGCTGGCGGTCTCCCTCCCGGACCCGGGCAGAGGACAGGTACTCGACGTGGTCGACGCCGATCTGCTCGAGGCGCTCGGCAAGGCCGTGCCGGTCACCGACCACGGTCATCATGGCACGGTGCGGCGCCTGCCCACCCTCGGCTATCTGGTCGATCACCTCGAAGGCCGAGTGGTCGACGCGGATCGCCATCCGCTGCCCACCCGTTCGGTCGGGGTGATCGAACTGCGCGGCCCCGCCGTCACCACCGGCTACATCACCGTCGACGGATTCGTGCCCGCCCAGGACGCCGACGGCTGGCTCGACACCGGCGACATCGGTTACTTCACCGAGGACGGGCTGGTGGTGGTATGCGGGCGGGTCAAGGACGTCATCATCATGGGCGGGCGCAACATCTTCCCCACCGACGTGGAGCGCGCGGCGATGCGGGTGGCCGGAGTGCGAGCGGGCAACGCGGTCGCGGTGCGGCTGGACGCGGGGCAGAAACGGGAGAGTTTCGCGGTGGTCGTCGAGTCCAACGACCACGAGGACGAGGAGGCTGTCCGGCGCATCGAGCGCGAGATCGTGCACGCGGTGTTCAGCGAGGTCGGGGCGCGGCCACGCACGGTCGCGGTGCTCGGTCCGGGGGCGCTGCCCAAGACCTCCTCGGGCAAACTGCGCCGGGCGGCCACCGCCGCACATCTGCGGTGA
- a CDS encoding nuclear transport factor 2 family protein — protein MATFAEIAAITRLKYRYLRSLDTKSWEDLADTMIPEATATYSEYLQFESREAFVAFLRNTLGPRVITEHRCDHPEIDITGGTATGTWLLADTVLIPEHNLLMRGAAYYTDRYVRCDDGKWRISHTGYERTYEVVLSLSDLPSLRVTSVRWGIIAHEDGVTSIQRDPRATSGYRESDTA, from the coding sequence CTGGCCACCTTCGCCGAGATCGCGGCCATCACCCGGCTCAAGTACCGCTACCTGCGCAGCCTCGACACCAAGTCGTGGGAAGACCTGGCCGACACCATGATCCCCGAGGCCACCGCCACCTACAGCGAATACCTGCAATTCGAGTCGCGCGAGGCGTTCGTGGCTTTCCTGCGCAACACCCTCGGACCACGCGTCATCACCGAGCATCGCTGCGACCACCCCGAGATCGACATCACCGGCGGCACCGCGACCGGCACCTGGCTGCTCGCCGACACCGTGCTCATCCCGGAACACAACCTGCTGATGCGCGGCGCGGCCTACTACACCGATCGCTACGTCCGCTGCGACGACGGGAAGTGGCGCATCAGCCACACCGGCTACGAGCGCACCTACGAGGTGGTGCTCTCGCTCAGCGATCTGCCGAGCCTGCGGGTGACCTCGGTCCGCTGGGGCATCATCGCGCACGAGGACGGAGTGACCTCGATCCAGCGCGATCCGCGCGCCACCTCGGGTTACCGCGAATCCGACACCGCCTGA
- a CDS encoding SRPBCC family protein, giving the protein MNFDAELNPAEVQIGYYLAQPPDAVWRALTEPDLLAEWLMRPIGFATLVGTHFIFEVPTDPPGEVASEVLLARPGEQLTLTWVDLRSERPARWVLDWSLVPHGRGTRLLLTHGGFDIEHPRQKMARNAMERGWRSALGKLRTVLDRTQN; this is encoded by the coding sequence TTGAACTTCGATGCCGAACTCAATCCCGCAGAAGTGCAGATCGGGTATTACCTCGCGCAGCCCCCGGACGCCGTGTGGCGGGCGCTGACCGAACCCGACCTGCTCGCCGAGTGGCTCATGCGCCCCATCGGGTTCGCCACCCTCGTCGGCACCCATTTCATCTTCGAGGTCCCCACCGACCCGCCCGGTGAGGTGGCCAGCGAGGTGTTGCTCGCCCGGCCCGGCGAACAACTCACCCTCACCTGGGTCGACCTGCGCTCCGAACGGCCCGCGCGCTGGGTGCTGGACTGGAGCCTGGTCCCGCACGGCCGCGGCACCCGGCTGCTGCTCACCCACGGCGGCTTCGACATCGAGCATCCCCGGCAGAAGATGGCGCGCAACGCCATGGAGCGGGGATGGCGCAGCGCGCTGGGGAAGCTGCGCACCGTGCTGGACCGCACCCAGAACTGA
- a CDS encoding 50S ribosomal protein L25/general stress protein Ctc: MSDVKVLEASVRTEFGKGAARRTRRAGNVPAVLYGHQAEPKHLSLNAQEFAAILREHGTNAVLNLDIEGTKQLALTKSVVVHPIRRYIEHADLLIVQRGEKVVADVVVTVTGDAAPGTLVTQEATTLSIEAEALNLPETIEVSVEGAEAGTQFTAGSLELPAGVTLAGDAELLIVNVIAAPAAEAAEGEAAEGESAE; encoded by the coding sequence ATGTCCGACGTCAAGGTCCTCGAAGCCTCCGTCCGTACCGAGTTCGGTAAGGGCGCCGCACGTCGCACCCGCCGCGCGGGCAACGTGCCCGCCGTTCTGTACGGCCACCAGGCCGAGCCGAAGCACCTGTCGCTGAACGCCCAGGAGTTCGCCGCGATTCTGCGTGAGCACGGCACGAACGCGGTGCTCAACCTCGACATCGAGGGCACCAAGCAGCTGGCGCTCACCAAGTCCGTTGTGGTGCACCCGATCCGCCGCTACATCGAGCACGCCGACCTGCTGATCGTCCAGCGTGGCGAGAAGGTCGTCGCCGACGTCGTCGTCACCGTGACCGGCGATGCCGCCCCCGGCACCCTGGTCACCCAGGAAGCCACCACCCTGTCCATCGAGGCCGAGGCGCTGAACCTGCCCGAGACCATCGAGGTCTCCGTCGAGGGCGCCGAGGCGGGCACCCAGTTCACCGCGGGCTCGCTCGAGCTGCCCGCCGGTGTGACCCTGGCCGGCGACGCCGAGCTGCTGATCGTCAACGTGATCGCCGCCCCCGCCGCCGAGGCCGCCGAAGGTGAAGCCGCCGAGGGCGAGTCCGCCGAGTAA
- the egtA gene encoding ergothioneine biosynthesis glutamate--cysteine ligase EgtA: MAVTLEHQGPADLVDSSGALSSRAAAEAFLGGVCFKLGPPALIGAELEWLTVQGEHPASGPVPRPRLSALAAALGPHAPLSLVPGSPALPLPGGSRVTVEPGGQIELSSDPFTTAADLCDNLRADARLLTELLAAAGIRPVARAADADRYADRLLRSPRYRAMERFFAGVGPFGKLMMCNTAATQVSVDAGADAAEVTARWSMLYAAGPALVAAFACSPDLRGAPPGAWASQRMRTWLRLDNTRTRPPVQDWADPITCYPRWALDVPLLCLRRTDGPADRSVPGYPDWSPPPGATFADWLSGALDDEVGRRPGTDDLCYHLTTLFPPVRASGYFEIRYLDAQPGEDWIVPIHLFDALLSTPQVVAEATRLAGSTAGQWSHAARCGLADPDIRAAAAALLDLATAHARTPEAATDLAAAARRCRAGRTPADEPVRVAS; this comes from the coding sequence ATGGCGGTCACGCTCGAACATCAGGGTCCGGCCGACTTGGTCGATTCCTCCGGCGCGTTGTCCTCGCGCGCCGCCGCGGAAGCCTTCCTGGGCGGCGTGTGCTTCAAACTCGGGCCACCCGCCCTGATCGGCGCCGAACTGGAATGGCTCACCGTGCAGGGTGAGCATCCGGCGTCCGGTCCCGTCCCACGCCCGCGGTTGTCCGCACTCGCCGCCGCTCTCGGCCCGCACGCCCCCCTCTCACTCGTCCCAGGCTCCCCGGCACTTCCGCTGCCGGGTGGTAGCCGGGTCACCGTCGAACCCGGCGGTCAGATCGAATTGTCCAGCGACCCGTTCACCACCGCCGCCGATCTGTGCGACAACCTGCGTGCCGATGCCCGCCTGCTCACCGAACTCCTCGCCGCCGCGGGCATCAGGCCCGTCGCCCGCGCCGCCGACGCCGACCGCTACGCCGACCGGCTGCTGCGCTCTCCTCGCTACCGGGCCATGGAACGGTTCTTCGCGGGCGTCGGCCCGTTCGGCAAGCTCATGATGTGCAATACCGCAGCCACGCAGGTCAGCGTCGACGCGGGTGCCGACGCCGCCGAGGTGACCGCGCGCTGGTCGATGCTCTACGCGGCCGGTCCCGCCCTGGTGGCGGCCTTCGCCTGCTCACCGGATCTGCGTGGCGCGCCGCCCGGCGCCTGGGCCTCCCAGCGCATGCGCACCTGGTTGCGCCTGGACAACACCCGCACCCGCCCGCCCGTGCAGGACTGGGCGGACCCGATCACCTGCTATCCCCGCTGGGCCCTGGATGTGCCGCTGTTGTGCCTGCGCAGAACGGACGGGCCCGCGGACAGGTCCGTGCCCGGCTACCCCGATTGGTCACCGCCGCCCGGCGCCACCTTCGCCGACTGGCTGTCCGGCGCTCTCGACGACGAGGTCGGTCGCCGCCCCGGTACCGACGACCTCTGCTACCACCTGACCACCCTGTTCCCCCCGGTCCGCGCCTCGGGCTACTTCGAGATCCGCTATCTCGACGCCCAGCCCGGCGAGGACTGGATCGTCCCCATCCACCTCTTCGACGCGCTGCTGTCCACTCCGCAGGTCGTCGCCGAGGCCACCCGCCTCGCCGGCTCGACCGCGGGCCAGTGGTCGCACGCGGCGCGCTGCGGCCTGGCCGACCCCGACATCCGCGCGGCCGCCGCCGCCCTGCTCGACCTGGCCACCGCGCACGCCCGCACGCCCGAAGCGGCCACCGATCTCGCCGCCGCCGCGCGTCGCTGCCGCGCCGGGCGCACACCGGCCGACGAGCCCGTGCGGGTGGCGTCGTGA
- the egtB gene encoding ergothioneine biosynthesis protein EgtB — MATDRAHTDLLRARIAEVLTTARARTAALTDAVDESDLIAQHSPLMSPLVWDLAHIGNQEELWLVRDVGGRAAVRADIDELYDAFKHARANRPALPLLDPAQARGYVGTVRDKVWDVLDHSPLRGGPLIEGGFAFGMIAQHEQQHDETMLATHQLRAGEPVLAAPPAPAARAEVAGEVIVPGGEFVMGTSADPWALDNERPAHPVHVPAFVIDAAPVTNEQYLAFVDDGGYRRPELWSERGWAHRTNACLTAPQFWERDSDGRWWRRVFGAITPLRPRQPVVHVCWFEAEAFARWAGKRLPTEAEWEKAARFDPATGTSRRYPWGEADPDESKANLGQRHLEPAEVGAYPAGASPTGAHQMVGDVWEWTSSGFDPYPGFRAFPYREYSEVFFGGDYRVLRGGSFGTDQVACRGTFRNWDHPIRRQIFAGFRLARDLRAEER, encoded by the coding sequence GTGGCGACGGATCGGGCGCACACCGACCTGCTCCGTGCCCGGATCGCCGAAGTGCTGACCACCGCCCGCGCCCGCACCGCGGCACTCACCGACGCCGTGGACGAGAGCGACCTGATCGCCCAGCATTCCCCGCTGATGAGCCCGCTGGTCTGGGATCTGGCGCATATCGGCAATCAGGAGGAGTTGTGGCTCGTCCGCGACGTGGGTGGCCGGGCGGCCGTACGCGCCGATATCGACGAGCTCTACGACGCCTTCAAACACGCCAGGGCGAACCGTCCGGCGCTGCCGCTGCTCGATCCCGCCCAGGCCCGCGGCTATGTCGGCACGGTGCGCGACAAGGTCTGGGATGTGCTGGACCACAGTCCCCTGCGCGGCGGTCCGCTGATCGAGGGCGGTTTCGCCTTCGGCATGATCGCCCAGCACGAGCAGCAACACGACGAGACCATGCTCGCCACCCACCAGCTACGCGCGGGCGAGCCGGTGCTGGCCGCCCCACCCGCCCCGGCGGCACGGGCCGAGGTCGCCGGCGAGGTGATCGTGCCCGGCGGCGAATTCGTCATGGGTACCTCGGCGGACCCGTGGGCGCTGGACAACGAACGGCCCGCGCACCCGGTGCACGTGCCCGCCTTCGTCATCGATGCCGCACCGGTCACCAACGAGCAATACCTGGCCTTCGTCGACGACGGCGGCTACCGGCGGCCGGAGCTGTGGTCCGAACGCGGCTGGGCGCATCGGACGAACGCCTGCCTGACCGCACCGCAGTTCTGGGAGCGCGACAGCGACGGCCGTTGGTGGCGGCGGGTCTTCGGCGCGATCACCCCGCTTCGGCCCCGGCAGCCGGTGGTGCACGTGTGCTGGTTCGAGGCGGAGGCCTTCGCGCGCTGGGCGGGCAAACGCCTGCCCACCGAGGCCGAATGGGAGAAGGCGGCCCGCTTCGACCCGGCCACCGGAACCTCCCGCCGGTACCCATGGGGTGAGGCCGACCCGGACGAGTCGAAAGCCAATCTGGGACAACGGCATCTGGAACCCGCCGAGGTCGGCGCCTACCCGGCGGGGGCGTCGCCGACCGGCGCGCACCAGATGGTCGGCGATGTCTGGGAATGGACGTCCTCGGGCTTCGACCCCTATCCGGGCTTCCGCGCCTTCCCTTATCGCGAATACTCCGAGGTGTTCTTCGGCGGCGACTACCGGGTGCTGCGCGGCGGATCGTTCGGCACCGACCAGGTGGCCTGTCGCGGCACCTTCCGCAACTGGGATCACCCGATCCGCAGGCAGATCTTCGCCGGCTTCCGGCTGGCGCGCGACCTGCGAGCGGAGGAGCGCTGA
- the pth gene encoding aminoacyl-tRNA hydrolase: MTGPATGPALVVGLGNPGGEYERTRHNVGFMVADALAERVGGRFAVHKKSGADLIQARLDGRQVLIAKPRTFMNVSGRPVAALAKFFSVPPTEVIVVHDELDLPFGAVRLKRGGGEGGHNGLRSVSAALTTKDYLRVRLGIGRPPGRQDPADFVLKPFAAAERKEVPVIVEQAADAVELLLRLGLEAAQNQLH; this comes from the coding sequence ATGACCGGTCCGGCCACCGGGCCCGCGCTCGTGGTCGGCCTGGGCAATCCGGGCGGCGAATACGAACGCACCCGGCACAATGTCGGCTTCATGGTCGCCGACGCGCTCGCCGAGCGCGTCGGCGGCCGTTTCGCCGTGCACAAGAAATCCGGCGCCGACCTGATCCAGGCGCGCCTGGACGGGCGTCAGGTGCTGATCGCCAAACCGCGCACGTTCATGAATGTGTCCGGCCGACCGGTCGCCGCGCTGGCGAAGTTCTTCTCGGTGCCGCCGACCGAGGTGATCGTCGTCCACGACGAGCTCGATCTGCCCTTCGGCGCGGTGCGCCTCAAGCGGGGCGGCGGCGAGGGGGGCCACAACGGGCTGCGTTCGGTCTCCGCCGCGCTGACCACCAAGGACTATCTACGGGTCCGGTTAGGCATCGGGCGTCCGCCCGGCCGTCAGGATCCCGCGGATTTCGTGCTCAAGCCGTTCGCGGCCGCCGAGCGCAAGGAGGTGCCGGTGATCGTCGAACAGGCCGCCGACGCCGTGGAGTTGCTGCTTCGCCTCGGTCTGGAAGCCGCGCAGAACCAACTGCACTGA
- a CDS encoding ribonuclease Z, translated as MSQRELIVLGTGSQVPTKQRNHNGYLLRWGREGLLFDPGEGTQRQMSFAGVAVSDLTHIALTHFHGDHCLGLPGIVQRINLDEVAHPVDAYYPASGQLFFDRLCAASAFYHCIDLRPHPIAAPGPLDTPDATFELRAVPLSHPVEAFGYRLTEPTRRRMLPDRLHDFDIRGPRIAELQQAGSIVAGDRIVTLDEVSEPRPGQSFAFVMDTRLCPGVLEAAAGVDMLVIEATFLDAEAHLAEEHGHLTAGQAARVAAEAGVRTLVLTHFSQRYRTLEDHRREAEAHFSGEIFVAEDLQRIPFPARE; from the coding sequence ATGTCGCAGCGGGAACTGATCGTGCTCGGCACCGGCAGCCAGGTGCCGACCAAACAGCGCAACCACAACGGATACCTGTTGCGTTGGGGCCGCGAGGGGTTGCTGTTCGATCCGGGTGAGGGCACGCAGCGGCAGATGTCCTTCGCCGGGGTCGCCGTCTCCGATCTCACCCACATCGCGTTGACCCACTTCCACGGCGACCACTGCCTCGGCCTGCCCGGCATCGTGCAGCGCATCAACCTCGACGAGGTCGCGCACCCCGTCGACGCCTACTACCCCGCGTCCGGCCAGCTGTTCTTCGACCGGCTGTGCGCGGCCAGCGCCTTCTACCACTGCATCGACCTGCGACCGCACCCCATCGCCGCACCGGGCCCGCTCGACACCCCCGACGCGACGTTCGAACTGCGCGCGGTGCCGCTCTCGCATCCGGTGGAGGCGTTCGGCTACCGGCTCACCGAACCCACGCGCCGTCGGATGCTCCCCGATCGGTTGCACGACTTCGACATTCGCGGACCACGTATCGCGGAACTGCAGCAGGCGGGCAGCATCGTCGCCGGTGATCGCATCGTGACCCTCGACGAGGTGAGCGAGCCCCGTCCCGGCCAGAGTTTCGCCTTCGTCATGGACACCCGGCTGTGCCCGGGTGTGCTCGAGGCCGCCGCCGGGGTGGATATGCTGGTCATCGAGGCCACCTTCCTCGACGCCGAGGCCCATCTCGCCGAGGAGCACGGTCACCTCACCGCGGGCCAGGCCGCCCGCGTCGCCGCCGAGGCGGGCGTCCGCACCCTCGTCCTCACCCACTTCTCTCAGCGCTACCGCACGCTGGAGGACCACCGTCGCGAGGCCGAAGCGCACTTCTCCGGGGAGATATTCGTCGCCGAGGATCTGCAACGCATCCCCTTCCCCGCACGAGAGTGA
- a CDS encoding peptide chain release factor 3 — MTAPEDVAAPTPRGLPAEVARRRTFAVISHPDAGKSTLTEALALHAKMISEAGAIHGKAGRKSTVSDWMEMEKARGISVSSTALQFNYRAAGSDVDSVVNLVDTPGHSDFSEDTYRVLTAVDAAVMLIDAAKGLEPQTLKLFQVCRHRGIPVITVINKWDRPGRAPLELLDEIEERIGLTPTPLFLPVGIAGDFRGLLRRGPEGAATEYIHFTRTAGGATIAPEESLTPEQAQAREGEAWATAAEESELLAATGQDHDQEMFLAGQTSPVIYASAMLNFGVRQLLETLVALAPAPGPRLDIAGVPRQTTDPFSAVVFKVQAGMDTAHRDRLAFMRIVSGEFERGMVVTHAQTGRPFATKYALTVFGRERSTVDTAYPGDVVGLVNATALAPGHTLFVDKKVEFPPIPSFAPEHFAVLRAQSAGKYKQFRKAIDQLDSEGVVQVLRNDVRGDASPVLAAVGPMQFEVVTARMLAEFNVETTMEHLGYSLARRTDAESADELGRQRGVEVFTRTDGVILALFSDKWRLQYIEKEHPKLTLEPLVAAADN; from the coding sequence GTGACCGCCCCCGAAGACGTCGCCGCGCCCACCCCCCGCGGGCTGCCCGCCGAAGTCGCCCGGCGCCGCACCTTCGCGGTCATCTCGCACCCCGACGCGGGCAAGTCGACGCTCACCGAGGCGCTGGCCCTGCACGCCAAGATGATCTCCGAGGCGGGCGCCATCCACGGCAAGGCGGGTCGCAAGTCGACCGTCTCGGACTGGATGGAGATGGAGAAGGCGCGCGGCATCTCGGTCAGCTCCACCGCGCTGCAGTTCAACTACCGCGCCGCGGGCAGCGATGTCGACAGCGTCGTCAACCTGGTCGACACGCCCGGTCACTCCGACTTCTCCGAGGACACCTACCGGGTGCTGACCGCGGTCGACGCGGCGGTCATGCTCATCGACGCGGCCAAGGGCCTGGAACCGCAGACCCTCAAGCTCTTCCAGGTCTGCCGTCATCGCGGCATCCCGGTCATCACCGTCATCAACAAGTGGGACCGCCCCGGCCGCGCGCCGCTGGAACTGCTCGACGAGATCGAGGAGCGCATCGGCCTCACCCCGACCCCACTGTTCCTGCCGGTCGGTATCGCGGGTGACTTCCGCGGTCTGCTGCGGCGCGGCCCCGAGGGCGCGGCGACCGAATACATCCACTTCACCCGGACCGCGGGCGGGGCGACCATCGCCCCGGAGGAGTCGCTGACCCCCGAGCAGGCGCAGGCGCGCGAGGGCGAGGCATGGGCCACCGCGGCCGAGGAGAGCGAACTTCTCGCGGCCACCGGGCAGGACCACGACCAAGAGATGTTCCTGGCCGGACAGACCTCCCCGGTCATCTACGCCTCGGCCATGCTCAACTTCGGCGTACGGCAACTGCTGGAGACGCTGGTGGCGCTGGCCCCGGCGCCGGGTCCGCGCCTCGACATCGCCGGAGTGCCGCGTCAGACCACCGATCCGTTCAGCGCGGTCGTGTTCAAGGTGCAGGCGGGCATGGACACCGCGCACCGCGACCGCCTGGCCTTCATGCGCATCGTCTCCGGCGAGTTCGAGCGCGGCATGGTCGTCACGCACGCGCAAACCGGGCGGCCGTTCGCCACCAAGTACGCGCTGACCGTGTTCGGCCGGGAACGCTCGACGGTCGACACCGCCTACCCCGGCGACGTGGTAGGCCTGGTGAACGCGACAGCGCTGGCCCCGGGCCACACGCTGTTCGTGGACAAGAAGGTGGAGTTCCCGCCGATCCCCTCGTTCGCGCCGGAACACTTCGCGGTGCTGCGCGCGCAGAGCGCGGGCAAGTACAAGCAGTTCCGCAAGGCCATCGACCAGCTCGATTCCGAGGGGGTCGTCCAGGTGCTGCGCAACGATGTGCGCGGCGACGCCTCGCCGGTGCTGGCGGCGGTGGGTCCGATGCAGTTCGAGGTCGTGACCGCGCGCATGCTCGCGGAGTTCAATGTCGAGACCACGATGGAGCATCTGGGCTACTCGCTGGCGCGGCGCACCGACGCCGAATCCGCCGACGAACTGGGCCGCCAGCGCGGGGTGGAGGTCTTCACCCGCACCGACGGCGTGATCCTGGCGCTGTTCAGCGACAAGTGGCGGTTGCAGTACATCGAGAAGGAGCACCCGAAGCTCACCCTGGAGCCGCTGGTCGCCGCCGCCGACAACTGA
- a CDS encoding aminotransferase class V-fold PLP-dependent enzyme — translation MLDDMRVRADTPGLLADPDLVFLDSAGSSLPPRVVLDAQLGHLRREAEVGGYRAAAERLDDLAAVKSAIGELIGADPADVALSDSATRSWSDFFHSVPLRPGDRVLISGSDYASSAIAALHRAAETGATVEQIPDDDTGQLDLDALAAMVDERVALVSLLHVPTNGGLVNPAAEATAIAHSVGALVLLDACQSAGQLPLDVTALGVDALSVTGRKWLRGPRGTGFLYVRPDSTAGLVPQRLDLHSAQWTAPDAYELAPDARRWEFWECDVAARLGLGAAVRYLLDLGPDEVYTAIAERAAYLRAALADLRGVTVRDNGVRHGGIVSFTVDGFEATEVRDRLAAENITLTVSFAHSTLLDMTARGLPAVVRASPHCFVSYPELDRFVRALAAL, via the coding sequence ATGCTGGACGACATGCGTGTGCGCGCCGACACCCCTGGCCTGCTGGCCGACCCCGACCTGGTCTTTCTCGACAGCGCGGGCTCCTCGTTGCCCCCGCGCGTGGTGCTCGACGCCCAACTCGGGCACCTGCGGCGGGAAGCCGAGGTCGGCGGGTATCGGGCCGCCGCCGAACGCCTCGACGACCTGGCCGCGGTCAAGTCGGCCATCGGTGAGCTCATCGGCGCCGACCCGGCCGATGTCGCGCTCAGCGACAGCGCCACCCGCTCCTGGTCCGACTTCTTCCACTCGGTGCCGCTCCGCCCCGGCGATCGCGTACTCATCAGCGGCTCGGACTACGCCAGCAGTGCGATCGCCGCCCTGCACCGGGCCGCCGAGACCGGCGCGACGGTCGAACAGATTCCCGACGACGACACCGGACAGCTGGATCTGGACGCCCTCGCGGCCATGGTCGACGAGCGAGTCGCCCTGGTCTCGCTGCTGCACGTCCCGACGAACGGCGGACTGGTGAACCCGGCCGCGGAGGCGACCGCGATCGCGCACTCGGTGGGCGCGCTGGTGCTGCTCGACGCCTGTCAGTCGGCCGGGCAACTCCCCCTCGACGTCACCGCGCTCGGCGTGGACGCGCTCTCGGTCACCGGTCGCAAATGGCTGCGCGGTCCCCGCGGTACCGGATTCCTGTACGTGCGACCCGATTCCACCGCCGGGCTCGTCCCGCAACGCCTCGACCTGCACAGCGCGCAGTGGACCGCGCCGGACGCCTACGAACTCGCTCCCGACGCCCGGCGATGGGAATTCTGGGAGTGCGACGTGGCGGCCAGGCTGGGACTCGGCGCGGCCGTGCGCTACCTGCTCGACCTCGGCCCCGACGAGGTCTATACCGCCATCGCCGAGCGCGCCGCCTACCTGCGCGCCGCGCTGGCGGACCTGCGCGGGGTCACCGTGCGCGACAACGGAGTCCGGCATGGCGGCATCGTGTCGTTCACCGTCGACGGGTTCGAGGCCACCGAGGTGCGCGATCGGCTCGCGGCCGAGAACATCACCCTCACCGTCAGTTTCGCCCACTCCACGTTGCTGGACATGACCGCGCGCGGGCTGCCCGCGGTGGTCCGGGCCTCTCCGCACTGCTTCGTGAGCTACCCGGAGCTGGACCGCTTCGTGCGCGCGCTGGCGGCACTGTAG